A DNA window from Calliphora vicina chromosome 1, idCalVici1.1, whole genome shotgun sequence contains the following coding sequences:
- the LOC135963484 gene encoding zinc transporter ZIP13 homolog, translated as MNSTAGFFYDHIVMLYTHLVNQCVPEYFKDFEYTPWVFSLLGSVVIGLSGILPLLIIPTDEKLNKQGYKDPGESKFLRVLLSFAVGGLLGDVFLHLLPEAWKGDNEKSTSSGDYTLNSGLWVLSGILIFTIVEKIFSGYTNADEDQPKKVTGYLNLVANSIDNFTHGLAVAGPFLVSFRHGVFATFAILLHEIPHEVGDFAILLRSGFSRSDAAWDQLLTASAGLLGALVAIGGSGITSAMEARTSWIMPFTAGGFLHIALVTVLPDLLQENNRLESIKQFLALIAGIAVMAVMTILFEH; from the exons ATGAATTCCACAGCAGGATTTTTTTATGATCATATTGTTATGTTATATACTCATTTGGTTAACCAATGTGTGCCCGAATACTTTAAGGATTTCGAATATACCCCCTGGGTATTTTCACTGCTGGGTTCAGTAGTTATAGGTTTAAGTGGCATACTGCCACTGCTTATAATACCAACAGATgagaaattaaacaaacaagGATACAAAGATC CTGGTGAATCAAAGTTCCTAAGAGTTTTACTTAGCTTTGCTGTGGGCGGTCTTTTGGGTGATGTTTTTCTGCATTTATTACCGGAGGCCTGGAAAGGTGACAATGAAAAAT CAACTTCGTCTGGTGATTACACCCTAAACTCTGGCCTTTGGGTTCTTTCGGGTATATTAATTTTCACAATAGTCGAGAAAATTTTCTCCGGCTATACCAATGCCGATGAAGATCAGCCAAAGAAGGTGACTGGTTATTTGAATCTTGTTGCAAATTCCATAGATAATTTTACGCATGGCTTGGCAGTGGCTGGTCCATTTTTGGTCTCATTTCGTCATGGAGTTTTTGCTACATTTGCCATATTGT tgcatgaaattccccatgaaGTTGGtgattttgcaattttattacgTTCCGGCTTCAGTCGATCGGATGCAGCATGGGATCAATTGTTAACAGCTAGTGCTGGTCTTTTGGGTGCTTTAGTAGCTATTGGTGGTTCTGGTATTACTTCTGCCAtgg aaGCTCGTACCTCCTGGATTATGCCATTTACCGCTGGTGGATTTTTACACATAGCACTGGTTACAGTATTACCGGATTTATTGCAAGAAAACAATCGCCTTGAATCGATTAAACAATTCTTGGCTTTGATAGCCGGCATAGCCGTAATGGCCGTGATGACCATACTCTTCGAACACTAA
- the LOC135954573 gene encoding uncharacterized protein LOC135954573 has product MSDNEECNKDVPIRKRASLVWQYFEKLSSVRVKCRICQHEQRYMGNTANALRHLKAKHDIDARAVGLADPENVKRMKALSTSGIPFEPAIAAINIKNECHFDDDNEDQDTEDREKDGDEEEDERHLKFSRNRQRINLYSKETDIDPYGNNDEPFIDFSDTNNHLTSKDDLEDTLNHNRNTKSSSNRKRSSLEDDRIIAETEYFREKAAYFRIQKHLSALQAKKVKFELEQMYAK; this is encoded by the exons atgagcGATAATGAGGAGTGCAATAAAGATGTGCCCATACGTAAACGCGCCAGTCTGGTTTGgcaatattttgagaaattaaGCAGTGTCCGTGTTAAGTGCCGTATTTGCCAACATGAACAGCGTTATATGGGTAATACGGCCAATGCCCTGCGACATTTAAAAGCTAAACATGATATAGATGCTAGAGCTGTTGGCTTAGCTGATCCTGAAAATGTTAAGCGTATGAAAGCCTTGTCCACATCCGGTATACCATTTGAACCGGCAATTGCggctataaatataaaaaatgaatgTCATTTCGATGATGACAATGAGGATCAAGACACTGAGGATAGAGAAAAAGATGGTGACGAAGAAGAGGATGAACGCCATTTAAAATTTAGTCGTAATCGTCAGCGGATAAATCTATATAGTAAGGAAACTGACATAGATCCATATGGAAATAATGATGAG cCTTTCATAGATTTTAGCGATACCAACAACCATCTCACAAGTAAAGATGATTTAGAGGACACATTAAATCATAATCGCAATACTAAGTCTAGTTCAAATCGTAAACGATCTTCTTTAGAAGACGATCGTATAATAGCCGAAACCGAATATTTTAGGGAGAAGGCGGCCTATTTTCGTATTCAAAAACATTTATCGGCTTTACAAGCCAAAAAGGTCAAGTTTGAACTGGAACAAATGTATGCGAAATAG
- the LOC135963483 gene encoding zinc transporter ZIP13 homolog gives MNSTAGFFDDHIVMLYTHLVNQYVPEYIKGLEYTPWVFSLLGSVVIGLSGILPLLIIPTDEKLNKQGYKDPGESKFLKVLLSFAVGGLLGDVFLHLLPEAWEGDNEKSTSSGHPSLNSGLWVLSGILIFTIVEKIFSGYANADEENPQPKCVEIANCLMRRTGGKILEGQTSEGCGGKGCDIEDVPNGCFLREREQKTKDQPKKVAGYLNLMANSIDNFTHGLAVAGSFLVSFRHGVLATFAILLHEIPHEVGDFAILLRSGFSRWDAARAQLLTASAGLLGALVAIGGSGVTSAMEARTSWIMPFTAGGFLHIALVTVLPDLLQENNRLESIKQFLALIAGIAVMAVMTILFEH, from the exons ATGAATTCCACAGCAGGATTTTTTGATGATCATATTGTTATGTTATATACTCATTTGGTCAATCAATATGTGCCCGAATATATTAAGGGTCTCGAATATACTCCCTGGGTATTTTCACTGCTGGGTTCAGTGGTTATAGGTTTAAGTGGCATACTGCCATTGCTTATAATACCAACAGATgagaaattaaacaaacaagGATACAAAGATC CTGGTGAATCAAAGTTCCTAAAAGTTTTACTTAGTTTTGCTGTGGGCGGTCTTTTGGGTGATGTTTTTCTGCATTTATTACCGGAGGCCTGGGAAGGTGACAATGAAAAAT caACTTCATCTGGTCATCCCTCCCTAAACTCTGGCCTTTGGGTTCTATCGGGTATATTAATTTTCACAATAGTGGAGAAAATTTTCTCCGGCTATGCCAATGCCGATGAGGAAAATCCTCAACCGAAATGTGTAGAAATTGCAAATTGTTTAATGCGTCGCACTGGTGGTAAAATATTGGAAGGACAAACGTCCGAAGGCTGTGGCGGTAAAGGTTGTGACATTGAAGATGTACCCAACGGTTGTTTTTTGCGCGAACGTGAGCAAAAAACTAAAGATCAGCCAAAAAAGGTGGCTGGTTATTTGAATCTTATGGCAAATTCTATAGATAATTTTACGCATGGTTTGGCAGTGGCTGGTTCATTTTTGGTCTCATTTCGTCATGGAGTTTTGGCTACATTTGCCATATTGT tgcatgaaattccccatgaaGTTGGtgattttgcaattttattacgTTCCGGCTTCAGTCGATGGGATGCAGCACGCGCTCAATTGTTAACAGCTAGTGCTGGTCTTTTGGGTGCTTTAGTAGCTATTGGTGGTTCTGGTGTTACTTCTGCCAtgg aggcTCGTACCTCCTGGATTATGCCATTTACCGCTGGTGGCTTTTTACACATAGCACTGGTTACAGTATTACCGGATTTATTGCAAGAAAACAATCGCCTTGAATCGATTAAACAATTCTTGGCTTTGATAGCCGGCATAGCCGTAATGGCCGTGATGACCATACTCTTCGAACACTAA
- the LOC135963485 gene encoding uncharacterized protein LOC135963485 isoform X1, with the protein MEEYQIQDNEETLIETDYEVSEIFEGSADSNDIEVVDFETFQQQQPEDNLTRSNSKDCSSANKRKYSFVWQYFEPVEGTNQFQCLLCQSCVGCQTSNLARHLSSTHDITKQRDKRLDNLVRIRPSRSFIWKYCTKEDSKHARCHLCNKVLYFGGGNTANITKHLRRLHSDLIKENKNPQNSLKMDDETMQATASLSNTTTYDDDHIEGRSSADITSAERKERRGASYVWSYVEKLSRHTIRCKLCTKVMSFHGTANVITHLQRRHNVLGEPGSQINQMINAKPESLSELENHDDYEHTEYGGKKFGRKSLSTASVVWKFCTRISSDQVRCCFCKKNLSYQGTSNLQRHLHRMHGVITHGRLSKATEEFVAIKEDNFKVPANIDFIWQFCSQLEDDQRTKCNMCDALFETKDTETIVKHLAMVHSVETNQSSHGDHKPIIMRTKKRHRHVDFDTDDDDDFDGKWSKIVDADDQQIPTEFDESNIKKDDSLYDDIIEEDPNNYDEEPFDPSLMQDLPQANPLSPHSSRADSPQHQQSAIQYPNQQQQQSLQPTNLLPPLDAKVLLKLQEDRLRMETDYFREKAGYYRMQKYLTALQAKKVRIELERINRGEATIVATADLNGAYAVEVIPEHHITTQQ; encoded by the exons atggaAGAATATCAAATTCAGGACAACGAGGAAACATTGATTGAAACTGATTACGAAGTAAGTGAAATATTTGAGGGCAGCGCTGATTCGAATGACATTGAAGTGGTCGATTTTGAGACATTTCAACAGCAACAACCGGAAGATAATTTAACTAGAAGCAATTCAAAGGATTGTTCATCAGCAAACAAACGTAAATATAGTTTCGTGTGGCAATATTTTGAACCCGTTGAGGGTACAAATCAGTTCCAGTGCCTGTTGTGCCAATCCTGTGTTGGCTGCCAAACTAGCAATTTAGCTAGACATTTATCTTCTACACATGATATCACCAAGCAAAGAGAT aAGCGTTTAGACAACTTAGTGCGAATACGTCCAAGTCGTAgttttatttggaaatattgTACCAAGGAGGATTCCAAACACGCTCGCTGTCATCTGTGCAACAAAGTTTTATACTTCGGAGGTGGTAATACAGCAaatattacaaaacatttaaggCGTCTGCATTCCGATTTAATTAAAGAGAATAag AATCCACAAAATTCGTTAAAAATGGATGATGAAACTATGCAAGCTACAGCATCTCTGTCAAACACAACAACATATGACGATGATCACATCGAAGGCCGGTCCAGTGCCGACATAACATCGGCCGAACGTAAAGAGCGTCGCGGAGCCAGTTATGTTTGGAGTTATGTGGAAAAACTCTCACGCCATACAATACGCTGTAAACTCTGTACCAAAGTAATGTCCTTCCATGGCACCGCCAATGTTATAACCCATTTACAGCGACGTCATAATGTACTGGGCGAACCAGGATCTCAGATAAACCAAATGATCAATGCGAAACCAGAATCGTTGAGTGAGCTAGAAAACCACGATGATTATGAACACACAGAATATGGAGGAAAAAAATTTGGCCGAAAATCACTGAGTACTGCCAGTGTAGTGTGGAAGTTTTGTACACGTATTAGTTCGGATCAAGTGAGGTGttgtttttgtaagaaaaatctTTCGTACCAGGGAACTTCGAATTTACAACGTCACTTGCATCGTATGCATGGTGTCATAACACACGGACGTCTTAGCAAGGCTACTGAAGAATTTGTTGCGATAAAGGAGGATAATTTTAAGGTGCCAGCGAATATTGACTTCATATGGCAATTCTGTTCGCAATTGGAAGACGATCAACGCACTAAGTGTAATATGTGCGATGCCCTGTTTGAGACAAAGGACACCGAGACAATAGTTAAACATTTGGCCATGGTGCATTCAGTTGAAACTAATCAAAGTTCTCATGGAGACCATAAACCAATTATAATGAGAACTAAAAAACGCCATAGACATGTTGATTTT GATACCGACGATGATGACGATTTTGATGGGAAATGGAGTAAAATTGTTGATGCTGACGACCAGCAAATACCTACCGAATTTGATGagtcaaatattaaaaaggatGATTCTTTGTACGATGATATTATAGAGGAAGACCCCAATAATTATGACGAGGAACCCTTTGATCCGAGT TTAATGCAGGACTTGCCGCAAGCTAATCCTTTGTCACCACACTCCTCACGTGCAGACTCTCCTCAACATCAACAATCAGCTATACAGTAcccaaatcaacaacaacagcagtcgCTGCAACCTACCAATCTGCTACCACCTTTGGATGCAAAAGTTCTCCTTAAACTTCAGGAAGATCGTTTGCGTATGGAAACGGACTATTTTCGGGAAAAAGCTGGCTACTATCGTATGCAAAAGTACTTGACTGCCTTACAAGCTAAAAAAGTACGCATTGAATTAGAAAGAATAAATCGTGGTGAAGCGACAATCGTAGCAACAGCCGATTTAAATGGTGCCTATGCAGTCGAAGTTATACCAGAACATCATATAACAACACAACAATAG
- the LOC135963485 gene encoding uncharacterized protein LOC135963485 isoform X3: MEEYQIQDNEETLIETDYEVSEIFEGSADSNDIEVVDFETFQQQQPEDNLTRSNSKDCSSANKRKYSFVWQYFEPVEGTNQFQCLLCQSCVGCQTSNLARHLSSTHDITKQRDKRLDNLVRIRPSRSFIWKYCTKEDSKHARCHLCNKVLYFGGGNTANITKHLRRLHSDLIKENKNPQNSLKMDDETMQATASLSNTTTYDDDHIEGRSSADITSAERKERRGASYVWSYVEKLSRHTIRCKLCTKVMSFHGTANVITHLQRRHNVLGEPGSQINQMINAKPESLSELENHDDYEHTEYGGKKFGRKSLSTASVVWKFCTRISSDQVRCCFCKKNLSYQGTSNLQRHLHRMHGVITHGRLSKATEEFVAIKEDNFKVPANIDFIWQFCSQLEDDQRTKCNMCDALFETKDTETIVKHLAMVHSVETNQSSHGDHKPIIMRTKKRHRHVDFDTDDDDDFDGKWSKIVDADDQQIPTEFDESNIKKDDSLYDDIIEEDPNNYDEEPFDPSDLPQANPLSPHSSRADSPQHQQSAIQYPNQQQQQSLQPTNLLPPLDAKVLLKLQEDRLRMETDYFREKAGYYRMQKYLTALQAKKVRIELERINRGEATIVATADLNGAYAVEVIPEHHITTQQ, translated from the exons atggaAGAATATCAAATTCAGGACAACGAGGAAACATTGATTGAAACTGATTACGAAGTAAGTGAAATATTTGAGGGCAGCGCTGATTCGAATGACATTGAAGTGGTCGATTTTGAGACATTTCAACAGCAACAACCGGAAGATAATTTAACTAGAAGCAATTCAAAGGATTGTTCATCAGCAAACAAACGTAAATATAGTTTCGTGTGGCAATATTTTGAACCCGTTGAGGGTACAAATCAGTTCCAGTGCCTGTTGTGCCAATCCTGTGTTGGCTGCCAAACTAGCAATTTAGCTAGACATTTATCTTCTACACATGATATCACCAAGCAAAGAGAT aAGCGTTTAGACAACTTAGTGCGAATACGTCCAAGTCGTAgttttatttggaaatattgTACCAAGGAGGATTCCAAACACGCTCGCTGTCATCTGTGCAACAAAGTTTTATACTTCGGAGGTGGTAATACAGCAaatattacaaaacatttaaggCGTCTGCATTCCGATTTAATTAAAGAGAATAag AATCCACAAAATTCGTTAAAAATGGATGATGAAACTATGCAAGCTACAGCATCTCTGTCAAACACAACAACATATGACGATGATCACATCGAAGGCCGGTCCAGTGCCGACATAACATCGGCCGAACGTAAAGAGCGTCGCGGAGCCAGTTATGTTTGGAGTTATGTGGAAAAACTCTCACGCCATACAATACGCTGTAAACTCTGTACCAAAGTAATGTCCTTCCATGGCACCGCCAATGTTATAACCCATTTACAGCGACGTCATAATGTACTGGGCGAACCAGGATCTCAGATAAACCAAATGATCAATGCGAAACCAGAATCGTTGAGTGAGCTAGAAAACCACGATGATTATGAACACACAGAATATGGAGGAAAAAAATTTGGCCGAAAATCACTGAGTACTGCCAGTGTAGTGTGGAAGTTTTGTACACGTATTAGTTCGGATCAAGTGAGGTGttgtttttgtaagaaaaatctTTCGTACCAGGGAACTTCGAATTTACAACGTCACTTGCATCGTATGCATGGTGTCATAACACACGGACGTCTTAGCAAGGCTACTGAAGAATTTGTTGCGATAAAGGAGGATAATTTTAAGGTGCCAGCGAATATTGACTTCATATGGCAATTCTGTTCGCAATTGGAAGACGATCAACGCACTAAGTGTAATATGTGCGATGCCCTGTTTGAGACAAAGGACACCGAGACAATAGTTAAACATTTGGCCATGGTGCATTCAGTTGAAACTAATCAAAGTTCTCATGGAGACCATAAACCAATTATAATGAGAACTAAAAAACGCCATAGACATGTTGATTTT GATACCGACGATGATGACGATTTTGATGGGAAATGGAGTAAAATTGTTGATGCTGACGACCAGCAAATACCTACCGAATTTGATGagtcaaatattaaaaaggatGATTCTTTGTACGATGATATTATAGAGGAAGACCCCAATAATTATGACGAGGAACCCTTTGATCCGAGT GACTTGCCGCAAGCTAATCCTTTGTCACCACACTCCTCACGTGCAGACTCTCCTCAACATCAACAATCAGCTATACAGTAcccaaatcaacaacaacagcagtcgCTGCAACCTACCAATCTGCTACCACCTTTGGATGCAAAAGTTCTCCTTAAACTTCAGGAAGATCGTTTGCGTATGGAAACGGACTATTTTCGGGAAAAAGCTGGCTACTATCGTATGCAAAAGTACTTGACTGCCTTACAAGCTAAAAAAGTACGCATTGAATTAGAAAGAATAAATCGTGGTGAAGCGACAATCGTAGCAACAGCCGATTTAAATGGTGCCTATGCAGTCGAAGTTATACCAGAACATCATATAACAACACAACAATAG
- the LOC135954563 gene encoding uncharacterized protein LOC135954563, translating to MDESCFLDNTNLDNTNLNNTNLDNTNLNNTTLDNTTLDNTNYVNTSFDFANYEEQKSRKRSLVWNFFEKVGLKRVRCRVCSHEQNYQGTTGNILRHLKARHDLDVTLKGQQDPRNRKRIKEYSSMTLPIKTEVNIDRKPVLPIRKLSMSSESSDTVDPYSGTKQEKFESGNMFYETIPELEEDCLEESINYKIQERKSSKRTKLEEDRILAETEYFREKAAYFRIQKHFTALQAKKVKLEIEQINLNNKNAT from the exons ATGGACGAAAGTTGTTTTTTGGACAATACAAATTTGGACAATACAAATTTGAACAACACAAATTTGGATAATACAAATTTGAACAATACAACTTTGGACAACACAACTTTGGATAATACAAATTACGTTAACACAtcttttgattttgcaaattaCGAGGAGCAGAAATCAAGAAAACGTAGTCTAGTGTGGAATTTTTTTGAGAAAGTAGGTCTTAAACGGGTGAGATGTCGTGTGTGTAGTCATGAACAAAACTATCAGGGAACAACCGGTAATATTCTGAGACATTTGAAGGCTCGCCATGATTTAGATGTCACACTAAAGGGGCAACAGGATCCCCGCAATCGAAAGCGTATCAAAGAATATAGCAGTATGACATTGCCAATAAAAACCGAAGTGAATATAGATCGAAAACCAGTACTACCAATACGCAAGTTATCAATGTCTAGTGAATCATCCGACACAGTAGATCCTTACAGTGGCACTAAACAAGAG aaatttgaaAGCGGTAATATGTTTTATGAAACCATTCCCGAGCTGGAGGAAGACTGCTTAGAAGAATCTATAAATTATAAGATACAAGAGCGAAAATCTTCAAAAAGAACAAAATTGGAAGAGGATCGTATTTTAGCCGAAACGGAGTATTTTCGTGAAAAGGCTGCTTATTTTCGAATACAGAAACACTTTACAGCTCTGCAAgctaaaaaagttaaattagaaatagaacaaattaatttaaataataaaaatgcaacTTAA
- the LOC135963485 gene encoding uncharacterized protein LOC135963485 isoform X2, with protein MEEYQIQDNEETLIETDYEVSEIFEGSADSNDIEVVDFETFQQQQPEDNLTRSNSKDCSSANKRKYSFVWQYFEPVEGTNQFQCLLCQSCVGCQTSNLARHLSSTHDITKQRDRLDNLVRIRPSRSFIWKYCTKEDSKHARCHLCNKVLYFGGGNTANITKHLRRLHSDLIKENKNPQNSLKMDDETMQATASLSNTTTYDDDHIEGRSSADITSAERKERRGASYVWSYVEKLSRHTIRCKLCTKVMSFHGTANVITHLQRRHNVLGEPGSQINQMINAKPESLSELENHDDYEHTEYGGKKFGRKSLSTASVVWKFCTRISSDQVRCCFCKKNLSYQGTSNLQRHLHRMHGVITHGRLSKATEEFVAIKEDNFKVPANIDFIWQFCSQLEDDQRTKCNMCDALFETKDTETIVKHLAMVHSVETNQSSHGDHKPIIMRTKKRHRHVDFDTDDDDDFDGKWSKIVDADDQQIPTEFDESNIKKDDSLYDDIIEEDPNNYDEEPFDPSLMQDLPQANPLSPHSSRADSPQHQQSAIQYPNQQQQQSLQPTNLLPPLDAKVLLKLQEDRLRMETDYFREKAGYYRMQKYLTALQAKKVRIELERINRGEATIVATADLNGAYAVEVIPEHHITTQQ; from the exons atggaAGAATATCAAATTCAGGACAACGAGGAAACATTGATTGAAACTGATTACGAAGTAAGTGAAATATTTGAGGGCAGCGCTGATTCGAATGACATTGAAGTGGTCGATTTTGAGACATTTCAACAGCAACAACCGGAAGATAATTTAACTAGAAGCAATTCAAAGGATTGTTCATCAGCAAACAAACGTAAATATAGTTTCGTGTGGCAATATTTTGAACCCGTTGAGGGTACAAATCAGTTCCAGTGCCTGTTGTGCCAATCCTGTGTTGGCTGCCAAACTAGCAATTTAGCTAGACATTTATCTTCTACACATGATATCACCAAGCAAAGAGAT CGTTTAGACAACTTAGTGCGAATACGTCCAAGTCGTAgttttatttggaaatattgTACCAAGGAGGATTCCAAACACGCTCGCTGTCATCTGTGCAACAAAGTTTTATACTTCGGAGGTGGTAATACAGCAaatattacaaaacatttaaggCGTCTGCATTCCGATTTAATTAAAGAGAATAag AATCCACAAAATTCGTTAAAAATGGATGATGAAACTATGCAAGCTACAGCATCTCTGTCAAACACAACAACATATGACGATGATCACATCGAAGGCCGGTCCAGTGCCGACATAACATCGGCCGAACGTAAAGAGCGTCGCGGAGCCAGTTATGTTTGGAGTTATGTGGAAAAACTCTCACGCCATACAATACGCTGTAAACTCTGTACCAAAGTAATGTCCTTCCATGGCACCGCCAATGTTATAACCCATTTACAGCGACGTCATAATGTACTGGGCGAACCAGGATCTCAGATAAACCAAATGATCAATGCGAAACCAGAATCGTTGAGTGAGCTAGAAAACCACGATGATTATGAACACACAGAATATGGAGGAAAAAAATTTGGCCGAAAATCACTGAGTACTGCCAGTGTAGTGTGGAAGTTTTGTACACGTATTAGTTCGGATCAAGTGAGGTGttgtttttgtaagaaaaatctTTCGTACCAGGGAACTTCGAATTTACAACGTCACTTGCATCGTATGCATGGTGTCATAACACACGGACGTCTTAGCAAGGCTACTGAAGAATTTGTTGCGATAAAGGAGGATAATTTTAAGGTGCCAGCGAATATTGACTTCATATGGCAATTCTGTTCGCAATTGGAAGACGATCAACGCACTAAGTGTAATATGTGCGATGCCCTGTTTGAGACAAAGGACACCGAGACAATAGTTAAACATTTGGCCATGGTGCATTCAGTTGAAACTAATCAAAGTTCTCATGGAGACCATAAACCAATTATAATGAGAACTAAAAAACGCCATAGACATGTTGATTTT GATACCGACGATGATGACGATTTTGATGGGAAATGGAGTAAAATTGTTGATGCTGACGACCAGCAAATACCTACCGAATTTGATGagtcaaatattaaaaaggatGATTCTTTGTACGATGATATTATAGAGGAAGACCCCAATAATTATGACGAGGAACCCTTTGATCCGAGT TTAATGCAGGACTTGCCGCAAGCTAATCCTTTGTCACCACACTCCTCACGTGCAGACTCTCCTCAACATCAACAATCAGCTATACAGTAcccaaatcaacaacaacagcagtcgCTGCAACCTACCAATCTGCTACCACCTTTGGATGCAAAAGTTCTCCTTAAACTTCAGGAAGATCGTTTGCGTATGGAAACGGACTATTTTCGGGAAAAAGCTGGCTACTATCGTATGCAAAAGTACTTGACTGCCTTACAAGCTAAAAAAGTACGCATTGAATTAGAAAGAATAAATCGTGGTGAAGCGACAATCGTAGCAACAGCCGATTTAAATGGTGCCTATGCAGTCGAAGTTATACCAGAACATCATATAACAACACAACAATAG